A region from the Lytechinus variegatus isolate NC3 chromosome 6, Lvar_3.0, whole genome shotgun sequence genome encodes:
- the LOC121417104 gene encoding transforming growth factor-beta receptor-associated protein 1-like encodes MSVKAFELVPAVERLKLLGERTSKTSIECIECCGKNLYIGTSDCFVIHYLIEEKTQPNGKITFFSEKQSHKYLAVRKPIQQLQAASALTRILVLCDNVLTLLHMFNLEPILSGAKIKGVTSFCVNENPRSGSPFSVEIAVATKRRLVQVYSVTEDKMVLVKDVSIPDMSVNIGIDSFCVCVALSNQYILVNYDTGQITDLFPIETEHTTPVIKRVGREEFLLAGPGALGMFVTSGGMSQRPPLKWAESVSAVSYTFPYVVALDDEFLTVHSVLDQQQKQTIPFQGGKLLGDFEGKMFVASNKEVYALVPLPVEKQVQALLADKRVEEALNLAKNYRKAGLGKDKFMQMYNRIQQQAGFIQFAQLNFADSMELFKEAKLDVRELICLYPNLLPSNSNFHRAIPPLHDFADISQVVRGKPDKATECKQFLMDFLEDVRETDLAVGMKLEVDTALMKLYAESNPSKLITLISSENSVDPEDSREYLQRFGRHHALALLHKYQGDSEQALVIWSRLVDGDIADDTFPGLGFVIDFLSSLSDHELVWRYVDWVMRKEPESATKIFTDRPENEPVSERMRPDVIIDYLHAYPTAVIRYLEHLVFVKKMEVSHEMKNIL; translated from the exons ATGAGTGTGAAAGCTTTTGAGCTGGTTCCAGCCGTAGAGCGGTTGAAACTGCTTGGGGAGAGAACAAGCAAAACTTCA ATTGAATGTATAGAATGCTGTGGGAAGAATCTCTACATTGGGACAAGTGACtg CTTCGTGATCCATTATTTGATAGAAGAGAAAACGCAGCCGAATGGCAAGATCACATTCTTCTCTGAGAAACAGTCGCATAAATACTTGGCTGTG AGAAAACCAATTCAACAACTTCAGGCAGCCTCTGCCCTAACCAGGATACTTGTACTGTGTGATAATGTTCTGACGTTGCTCCATATGTTCAATCTAGAG CCTATTCTAAGCGGTGCCAAGATCAAAGGA GTGACATCATTCTGTGTAAATGAGAATCCAAGAAGTGGTAGTCCTTTCAGCGTTGAG ATCGCTGTGGCCACAAAGAGGCGTCTGGTTCAAGTCTACTCTGTGACGGAAGACAAGATGGTCCTGGTTAAAGATGTATCCATACCAGATATGAGTGTCAATATT GGCATCGATTCATTTTGCGTCTGTGTTGCCCTTAGCAACCAGTACATCCTGGTGAACTATGACACGGGTCAAATCACGGACCTCTTTCCCATCGAGACGGAGCATACCACGCCTGTCATCAAGCGTGTTGGAAGG GAGGAGTTTTTACTCGCCGGTCCCGGTGCCCTTGGAATGTTTGTCACCTCCGGGGGCATGTCTCAGAGGCCGCCACTGAAGTGGGCGGAGTCTGTTTCAGCGGTCAGTTACACCTTTCCTTACGTGGTGGCGCTGGATGATGAATTCCTTACAGtccacag TGTATTGGACCAGCAGCAGAAGCAGACCATTCCATTTCAGGGAGGGAAGTTATTGGGTGACTTTGAAGGAAAGATGTTTGTCGCTTCCAATAAAGAGGTCTATGCATTGGTTCCACTTCCAGTTGAGAAGCAG GTACAAGCATTGCTTGCTGACAAACGAGTAGAAGAAGCCCTGAACCTTGCCAAGAATTACAGGAAAGCTGGACTTGGGAAGGATAAGTTCATGCAG atgtaCAATCGCATACAGCAACAGGCAGGTTTTATTCAGTTTGCCCAGCTCAATTTCGCTGACTCCATGGAATTATTCAAAGAAGCTAAACTTGATGTGAGAGAG CTGATCTGCCTCTACCCAAACCTGCTGCCTTCCAACTCCAACTTCCACCGAGCGATTCCTCCGCTTCACGACTTTGCCGATATTAGCCAGGTTGTGAGAGGAAAGCCTGACAAGGCGACAGAGTGTAAGCAGTTTCTCATGGACTTCCTTGAGGATGTGAGGGAGACTGACCTAGCAGTGGGAATGAAACTG GAGGTAGATACAGCCCTAATGAAGCTCTACGCCGAGTCCAACCCATCCAAGTTAATTACCCTCATCTCAAGCGAGAACTCGGTTGACCCAGAAGACAGTCGTGAATACCTTCAGCGATTCGGTCGCCATCATGCTCTGGCGCTTCTCCATAAGTACCAGGGGGACAGTGAACAGGCTTTGGTCATATGGTCAAG ATTAGTTGATGGAGACATTGCTGATGATACCTTCCCTGGACTAggatttgtgattgatttcttATCAAg TTTATCAGATCATGAATTGGTATGGAGGTATGTGGACTGGGTCATGAGAAAGGAACCGGAGAGTGCAACCAAG ATATTCACTGATAGACCAGAAAATGAACCTGTTAGTGAGCGAATGAGACCGGATGTTATTATTGACTATCTACACGCCTATCCCACCGCTGTCATCAGATACCTTGAACACCTAGTCTTCGTCAAGAAAATGGAGGTAagtcatgaaatgaaaaacattttgtga